The DNA window ccgttattttttttttttaaccattttaacacTGAGAATCATAGGAATTGTTTCTcgagcactaaaacagcatatCGTGTGACAACGAAGACTGAAATGATTTTTGTGAAAGTTTcagatttttaagttttagtgcatttttgattaaataactGCAGCCTGATTgaccagaaagaaaaaaaaactgactgcaAACTGCCAAcctaaacagtagtgtatattacATTATCATATTTCACGGTCATATTAACACAAGCTAGATGATCTACATAGAATATCTTGTCTATTACAGCAGAAATACAACACtcacctttctctctcttggtTCGGTTGTCTGTGAGGCAGGCTTTGGCAGTCCCCAACGCCACAAGCCATTTCTGCCTCTCTGCTGCATTAATAGCCCTGAGATAAAAGTATTGTTCTCCTGGAATGATCAGATCAACCCTTGTAAAATCTGATGGGTGAACTAAAATGGAGAGAGGGAGGACAAAGAAGAGGGATAAGCAAAGCGTAAGATCTGtcaatatatacagtttttgggtgtttctttcactcttttggctctgttacaaaaaaaaagtttcttcacACGCTCACTCATCAGTGAAAATACAGTTCTgcacttttttcatattttattaagtaaagcaATGATTGGACAACAGTTTCATTATCATCCCATCTCAAATGAAGCATGTTTGTTAAGATTGTATTGTGGAAATGATTGcaatgtactttaaaaaataaataaataaattgcttgtTTCTCCTTGTTTTCATAAGGCTTCTTATTAAGCACTGTATTGATCCTGAATATAGTCTCGAAATTATTAGAACGCTGTTGTTGTAGTGGGAACAATTATAAATCATGTTTCAGTAAGTgtttacatatacaaatatgcaaTGAATCTTACTTtcatgataatttttttaataattaaaattatagtcTTGGTCTAGGAcaacaataaaatgacattcaaaatggcaaaaaaaactaattctgaaggcataataatacaaaaaaaaaaaaagatcccaaGACAGCTTTAATGCAAAagtcattaaacaaaaacagctgaagGTTAGTTTTAATCAAAGCAAGACCCTGGGACATTAAGATGAAGAAACATCCACTTGAGTACGGACGTGTTATATCCTGAAGCATAAAACGAATAGCTGTTTGTGATGTAATGCTTATTAGGTTTCCTTCCCAAGTTAGGCATAAACATTTCCTCACCCTGTATTTCACACACAGATATTTTGATGCTGCCCTTGCATCCTTTCCATGCGTCTTCTTGAGAGTCATAGTAGGAGAGAGTGCCTCCCTCGAGAACAAACCAACGAGGCTGCCAACCTTCAAAGAAACAACAAAGCAATTATGACATTTTCACTGTAACTGACACATGTATTCGATGACGTCTGAGATCCATGAACATAACACGGTTTGACTTGTTCTTCCAGTCAAGTGGAGGCTTTTAACTGCTCCGAGTGAACGAAACAGAATAACGCATAATATTAAGACCAAAACAAACTTTTCTGGAGAAAAACACCGACACAAAGAGCTAAAGAGGATGATGGCTTAACTTAATTTATAGACTAACGTTAACGTTACTTGAGCTAGCAAAGAGGCTAACCGCTTTACAGACTTCCCTGATTTACGCCATATAACTTTTAACTATCACTATATACATACCGCTAATATAGTTGGTCCATTTATAGAGAACTCCCTCCATGATAGACCTTCTCTTGACAATTCATTACTTAGTCGTGGCAAGACTGAGCCCAACACAGCCTCTTTGAGAAACTCGAGATAATTCCTAACTACGACAACTACATACGAAAGACGCTTGGAATTGAGATTACGCAAACGACTGGCGCAAACGCTTCGAGAATAGCAGTCCATGTGATCGCGGCGAGATCGGCCCACGTACGTGACGTCTGTGGGATTTTCGTTTAGCGAAGCTCTCATTGGATATGTTGTGAATAGATGGGCGTGGTTGTGCTGAGACTATGCGTGTAATGTCCAATGAAAATCAGTTGTTGGTAATTAAGGCGTGTTCCCCAAAAAATCTGACCCGTAAtaattcaatgttttattttagggcGGCAACGTTTACGCTGGGAATCTGGGGGGGAGTGTGAGTGAGTCGGTTCTTTCGAACAATTTGTTTCAAAAGAACAATGCGAGTCTTTCTCAACTCGGCATATTGCATTCTTTgcaaaaatcagtaaaaatcCCCAAAATGCTGCAGAGCTGAAGGGGTtggtaaatgtattattacgtTTTGTTGCAGCTGTGATgtaataatttcatatattttaatatgtgatGCAGTCATAAACCCATCcaatacatttaacatttctgccgtttatttttatgtattattttcaaaGCTGCAATTGTGATATTTCTGCAGTTTACACATTTCTGTTGAACGCCGAACAGTCTGAAACGCTCGTTTAAAAGTTTTTGAACAGTTTCAAAAGAGTCGAATCAAAAAAGCGACTCGTTCACCGACTCGTTCCCTGGTTTAGGACAGACTCCCGTAGAAATTTCTCTTGCCACGTAGTCGCGGCGGCGCAACTTGTAGTTTGGGAAGTTTTATGAGAACTCTGTTGTGCATGAAACATTAGTTCAGCGGTTGGAGAGTGTTAAACTGTTCTCCACATCAAGATGATTCCGGAGTTGTGGACATgcattttttctgcatttttcttttacttgcATGGAGCAAAACTTCCGGAGCCAGAGGTGAAAATAGAAGTTCTATACAAACCTTTCCTTTGTCATCGTAAATCCAAATACGGAGATATTCTTCTGGTTCACTACGATGGCTTTCTGGAGAGTAATGGCACAATGTTTCATTCCAGGTGACATCTAATGAACCATTTAATGCATGTTCATACACTACAAATAAGACTACACACTTCaagaacagtttttatttaaccGAACCCTGCCCTTTTGCAATGAGAATGCATTTGTTCATGTCAGAATGTGTTTATTGTtgctgaatacat is part of the Puntigrus tetrazona isolate hp1 chromosome 16, ASM1883169v1, whole genome shotgun sequence genome and encodes:
- the LOC122360747 gene encoding pleckstrin homology domain-containing family A member 8-like; this encodes MEGVLYKWTNYISGWQPRWFVLEGGTLSYYDSQEDAWKGCKGSIKISVCEIQVHPSDFTRVDLIIPGEQYFYLRAINAAERQKWLVALGTAKACLTDNRTKREKGECCISAVIDKIFYVDHLACVNMTVKYDNVIYTTV